The Rhodocytophaga rosea genome has a segment encoding these proteins:
- a CDS encoding acylneuraminate cytidylyltransferase family protein — MATIAFIPVRCGSKSIPFKNIKDFCGKPLIYWNLKALQDCTKVDKIYVATDCSEIEQVAKSFGFSKVEVYRRQVENATDTASTESVMLEFLEWKAVQFQEEDIFILVQATSPFTSTRDFTEALQLFQKDALDSLLTCVRTKRFFWNKEGTPINYDYRSRPRRQDFPGMLMENGAFYVSTIQAIMVSKNRLSGKIGIYEMSEDTAIELDEESDWLIAEQIMKANRSYSI; from the coding sequence ATGGCTACCATAGCATTTATCCCGGTACGTTGTGGAAGTAAATCTATTCCATTTAAAAATATTAAAGACTTTTGTGGGAAACCGCTTATATATTGGAACTTGAAAGCATTACAGGATTGTACTAAAGTAGATAAAATATATGTTGCCACTGATTGTAGCGAAATTGAGCAGGTGGCCAAAAGTTTTGGATTTTCTAAAGTAGAGGTATACAGGCGTCAGGTAGAAAATGCCACGGATACAGCCTCAACAGAAAGCGTGATGCTGGAGTTTTTAGAATGGAAAGCTGTTCAGTTTCAAGAGGAAGACATATTTATACTGGTACAGGCAACTTCCCCCTTTACAAGTACCCGGGATTTTACTGAAGCTTTGCAATTATTTCAGAAGGATGCTTTGGATTCTTTACTCACTTGTGTGCGTACAAAAAGATTTTTCTGGAATAAGGAGGGTACACCCATTAATTATGATTACAGGAGCCGCCCACGGAGACAGGATTTTCCGGGTATGCTGATGGAGAATGGCGCTTTTTATGTTAGTACCATTCAGGCCATTATGGTTTCTAAAAACCGGCTTAGTGGAAAGATAGGTATATATGAAATGTCTGAAGATACAGCTATAGAATTAGATGAAGAATCAGACTGGCTTATAGCTGAACAGATCATGAAAGCTAACCGCAGTTATTCTATATGA
- a CDS encoding KdsC family phosphatase yields MSDVDGVLTDAGMYYTESGDEFKKFNTHDGMGFQLLREKGIKTAIITSEKTFIVERRANKLKVDYLYQACKNKLQAAQEICSKENITLAEAAYIGDDINCLDLLSHVGMAACPDNAVARIKAIPDIIHLKKKGGDGAVREFVELILSQGV; encoded by the coding sequence ATGTCTGATGTAGATGGCGTTCTGACAGATGCCGGCATGTATTACACAGAAAGTGGTGATGAATTTAAAAAGTTTAATACCCATGATGGGATGGGGTTTCAGCTGTTGAGAGAAAAAGGGATAAAAACAGCAATTATTACTTCTGAAAAAACCTTTATTGTAGAGCGGAGAGCAAACAAACTTAAAGTAGATTACTTATACCAGGCATGTAAAAATAAATTGCAGGCTGCTCAAGAAATTTGTAGTAAGGAAAATATTACGCTTGCAGAAGCAGCCTATATCGGAGATGATATAAATTGTTTGGATCTGTTATCTCATGTGGGTATGGCTGCTTGTCCGGATAATGCTGTGGCCAGAATAAAAGCAATTCCGGATATTATCCACCTGAAAAAAAAAGGAGGAGATGGCGCAGTAAGAGAGTTTGTTGAGTTAATTTTGAGCCAAGGAGTATAA
- a CDS encoding KpsF/GutQ family sugar-phosphate isomerase, whose translation MQIRNSAAVGYHQSLIDVLRIESEAILQASRQLSQEETQKAIDLILACEGKVVVLGVGKSGIVAHKIAATLASIGTTAVYLHAADAMHGDLGIIDRKDIIMAVSNSGETEEIISLLPHLNLRKVPIISIVGNIQSTLAQQSYAILDASISREACPLNLAPTTSTTVALAVGDALAMTLMQVKQVTAEEFAINHPAGKLGRRLALRVKNLMHSGENNPVIEQHSSWKQVVDAIDQGRLGAVSVVNKEMHLLGIITDGDLRRVMQRTPVEKLSTLTAADMMTKKPVVAHPNMLAYDALQLMEKRSSQISVLPVVLASNQVTGLIRIHDIIGKL comes from the coding sequence ATGCAAATTCGTAATTCAGCTGCTGTTGGCTATCATCAGTCACTCATAGATGTATTGAGAATTGAGTCGGAGGCTATTTTGCAGGCATCCAGGCAACTTAGCCAGGAAGAAACGCAGAAAGCCATTGACCTGATTCTGGCATGTGAAGGAAAGGTAGTAGTACTGGGCGTAGGTAAATCTGGGATTGTGGCGCATAAGATAGCCGCAACACTGGCCAGTATTGGTACAACAGCGGTATATTTACACGCAGCTGATGCCATGCATGGTGATCTGGGAATTATAGATCGTAAGGATATTATTATGGCTGTTAGCAACAGTGGGGAAACGGAAGAAATTATTTCTCTGTTGCCTCACCTGAATTTGCGCAAAGTACCTATTATTTCAATCGTAGGAAATATTCAATCTACTCTGGCACAGCAGTCGTACGCCATACTGGATGCTTCTATCAGCCGGGAAGCCTGCCCCTTGAATCTGGCTCCAACTACAAGTACAACAGTAGCCTTAGCTGTAGGAGACGCACTGGCAATGACGTTAATGCAGGTAAAACAGGTAACAGCAGAAGAGTTTGCCATTAATCATCCGGCCGGAAAATTAGGCAGGCGGCTGGCATTACGGGTGAAGAATCTGATGCATTCGGGAGAAAACAATCCGGTTATTGAGCAACATTCCAGCTGGAAACAGGTAGTGGATGCCATAGACCAGGGTAGGTTAGGAGCCGTAAGTGTGGTAAATAAAGAAATGCATTTATTGGGCATTATTACCGATGGGGATTTACGTAGGGTGATGCAGCGTACGCCAGTTGAGAAACTTTCAACACTGACTGCAGCAGATATGATGACTAAAAAACCGGTAGTAGCTCACCCGAATATGCTCGCTTACGATGCGTTGCAACTGATGGAAAAAAGAAGTTCACAGATTTCAGTATTACCTGTTGTATTGGCCTCAAACCAGGTAACAGGCCTGATCCGGATACATGATATTATCGGGAAATTGTGA
- a CDS encoding ABC transporter permease yields MAIETSEAEKPVIHTPKEEDWTMEIKSNPGLLDINLKELWRYRDLITLIVRRDFVSAYKQTILGPVWHLAEPMVTTLTYAFIFGAIANISTDGLPRILFYLSGIMLWTYFSNCLLNTSGTFNANAGIFGKVYFPRLVMPITTTISGMIAWGLQFMLFIVLVLFYLYKGENIHINIYALLTPLLLLMIAGTGLGLGMLFSSVSNKYRDFRKLLNVSMRLLMFATPIIYPLSKVPDKYKSIILLNPMTPIVESFRYGWLGIGNFSWSNLGYSFIIMLLALVAGILAFNRVEKIAMDTI; encoded by the coding sequence ATGGCCATTGAAACGAGTGAGGCTGAAAAGCCAGTTATACATACACCAAAGGAAGAAGACTGGACCATGGAGATCAAATCCAATCCTGGTCTGCTGGATATTAATCTGAAAGAACTATGGCGTTACCGGGATCTGATTACCCTTATTGTCAGGCGGGATTTTGTATCGGCTTACAAGCAAACGATACTTGGGCCTGTGTGGCACCTGGCCGAACCAATGGTAACTACCCTTACTTATGCCTTTATTTTTGGTGCCATTGCCAATATATCTACTGATGGGCTGCCAAGAATTTTGTTTTATCTATCAGGTATTATGCTCTGGACATATTTTTCCAACTGCCTGCTCAATACCTCAGGAACCTTTAATGCCAACGCAGGAATTTTTGGGAAGGTGTACTTTCCCAGACTGGTAATGCCGATTACCACTACTATTTCGGGTATGATTGCCTGGGGATTGCAATTTATGTTATTTATTGTCCTGGTCTTATTTTATTTATATAAAGGAGAAAACATCCATATAAACATCTATGCTTTGCTTACACCACTATTGCTGCTCATGATTGCAGGTACCGGCCTGGGACTGGGTATGCTTTTTTCATCGGTAAGCAACAAATACCGCGATTTTAGAAAATTACTTAATGTGAGTATGCGTTTGCTGATGTTTGCCACCCCCATCATCTACCCTTTATCCAAAGTGCCTGATAAGTACAAATCCATCATCCTGCTCAACCCAATGACCCCTATTGTAGAAAGCTTTAGGTATGGATGGCTGGGAATAGGAAACTTCTCCTGGTCGAACTTAGGATATAGTTTTATTATTATGCTGTTGGCATTAGTTGCAGGCATCCTGGCCTTTAACAGGGTTGAAAAAATTGCAATGGACACCATTTAA
- a CDS encoding ABC transporter ATP-binding protein — MTVVVRVENVSKKYQLGKIGAQSFQGEFQRWWSKVRGKEDPFKKIGVQSQIENSEFWALRDINFEVQQGDAVGIIGKNGAGKSTLLKILSRITLPTTGSVKVKGRIASLLEVGTGFNPELTGRENIFLNGAILGMNKAEVKAKFDEIVDFSGIEKFIDTPVKRYSSGMYVRLAFAVAAHLESEILILDEVLAVGDAEFQKKCLGKMDDVAHKQGRTILFVSHNLTAVKSLCNQAVMLSAGNVIAKGSVEKVAALYLQKSIVLDVLKRWDNPESAPGNELVRIKSARVISQNNSEFINIHTALDIEFEFWNYLDKAFLNFSIVIFTSEEVPVLNTVSPKQWYAQGVVKGSFHIPADFLNDRVYRIQLLIVKEGKIIFNDSNILTFEVVEGQRNSSWHGKWVGVVRPKFEWKLDYVPEKIKVG, encoded by the coding sequence ATGACAGTTGTAGTAAGAGTAGAGAACGTATCTAAAAAATACCAGCTGGGTAAAATAGGCGCCCAGTCGTTTCAAGGAGAATTTCAGCGATGGTGGTCAAAAGTGAGGGGAAAGGAAGACCCGTTCAAAAAAATTGGCGTGCAAAGCCAGATAGAAAACAGTGAGTTCTGGGCTTTACGGGATATTAATTTTGAAGTACAACAAGGAGATGCAGTAGGCATTATCGGAAAAAATGGTGCAGGAAAATCTACCCTGCTCAAGATTCTTTCCAGAATTACTCTTCCAACCACCGGGAGTGTAAAAGTTAAAGGCCGCATTGCCAGCCTGCTGGAAGTAGGGACCGGTTTCAACCCCGAACTTACCGGACGGGAAAATATTTTCCTCAATGGAGCCATTCTGGGCATGAACAAAGCCGAAGTAAAAGCCAAGTTTGATGAAATTGTAGACTTCTCGGGCATAGAGAAATTTATTGATACGCCTGTAAAGCGCTATTCTTCCGGGATGTATGTGCGGCTTGCCTTTGCTGTGGCTGCCCATTTAGAATCAGAAATCCTGATCTTAGATGAAGTACTGGCTGTAGGTGATGCAGAATTCCAGAAGAAATGCCTCGGAAAAATGGATGATGTCGCACATAAACAGGGAAGGACAATTTTATTTGTGAGCCATAACCTTACAGCGGTAAAATCTCTTTGTAACCAGGCGGTTATGTTGAGTGCGGGAAATGTTATTGCTAAGGGTTCTGTTGAAAAAGTAGCTGCTCTTTACCTGCAAAAGTCTATTGTGCTAGATGTATTAAAAAGATGGGACAATCCGGAAAGTGCACCAGGCAATGAACTGGTGAGAATTAAAAGTGCCAGGGTGATCAGCCAGAATAATTCAGAGTTTATTAACATTCATACTGCTTTAGATATCGAGTTTGAGTTCTGGAATTACCTAGATAAAGCTTTTTTAAATTTTAGTATTGTAATTTTTACTAGTGAAGAAGTACCTGTTTTGAATACTGTATCTCCTAAACAATGGTACGCACAAGGAGTAGTAAAAGGTTCTTTTCATATCCCAGCTGATTTTTTAAACGACAGGGTTTACCGGATTCAGTTGTTGATTGTAAAAGAAGGTAAAATTATTTTCAATGATTCCAATATTCTCACTTTTGAGGTAGTAGAAGGACAACGTAACAGCAGCTGGCATGGCAAATGGGTAGGAGTGGTACGTCCTAAATTCGAATGGAAGCTAGATTATGTACCAGAAAAAATAAAGGTTGGATAA
- a CDS encoding class I SAM-dependent methyltransferase, whose amino-acid sequence MNIKSFVPLSIKRRLKKLFHSDSEKEAGQNLIYYCPACDSKLGYFNPLSSLYEENKKKYGWLYTYDDTETINPQQYSCPVCGASDRDRLYSLYLKEKFQKVDLSERPLLIEFAPSRPLQKFIKKHNVNYRTADLYMEDVDDKLDLMDMHTYPDNYCDIFICSHILEHVSDDKKALRELYRILKPGGWGILMVPINLRNKEIDEDPSVIDMGERWRRFGQDDHVRLYNKKGFMDRVKQAGFKLIALDRNYFKEIEFLRCGITERSVLYIVEKND is encoded by the coding sequence ATGAACATAAAAAGTTTTGTTCCCTTAAGTATTAAAAGGCGATTGAAGAAATTATTTCATTCTGATTCTGAAAAAGAAGCTGGCCAAAATCTTATATATTACTGCCCTGCATGTGATTCGAAGCTAGGATATTTTAATCCATTAAGTTCTTTATATGAAGAGAACAAGAAAAAGTATGGATGGCTGTATACCTATGATGATACTGAGACAATCAACCCACAACAATATAGTTGTCCTGTATGTGGAGCTTCAGATAGAGATAGGTTGTATTCATTATATTTGAAGGAAAAATTTCAAAAGGTGGATCTATCTGAAAGACCACTGCTCATAGAATTTGCACCCTCAAGGCCATTGCAAAAATTTATTAAAAAACATAATGTCAATTACCGCACGGCTGACTTATATATGGAGGATGTAGATGATAAGCTGGACCTGATGGATATGCATACTTATCCGGATAATTATTGTGACATATTCATTTGCTCTCATATCCTGGAGCATGTATCAGATGATAAAAAAGCTTTAAGAGAATTGTATCGCATACTAAAACCGGGAGGATGGGGAATCCTGATGGTGCCAATTAATTTGAGAAATAAAGAAATAGACGAAGATCCTTCGGTTATAGATATGGGCGAAAGATGGAGGCGATTTGGACAAGATGATCATGTCAGGCTTTACAACAAAAAAGGATTTATGGATCGGGTAAAACAAGCGGGATTTAAGTTAATAGCATTGGATAGAAATTATTTTAAAGAAATCGAGTTCTTAAGATGCGGTATTACAGAGCGCAGCGTTCTCTATATAGTAGAAAAAAATGATTAA
- a CDS encoding DegT/DnrJ/EryC1/StrS family aminotransferase has protein sequence MINVTKAYLPPLAEYTKYLEGIWERCHLTNNGPLVQELEQKLKDYIGVKHLFFVNNGTIALQIAIKALSLKGEIITTPFSYVATTSSIVWENCIPVFADIDPDTLMISPAAIEKAITPATSAILATHVYGGPCEVEAIEKIALKHKLKVIYDAAHAFGTIYKGNSILNYGDISTLSFHATKLFHTTEGGAIVTNDDNLAHTISYMRNFGHKGQEDFWGLGINGKNSEFHAAMGLCILPRIKEIMDKRKQASKMYDSLLDNETIHKPHIFGNTIYNFAYYPVLFPSENILLRVRDALNAKQVFPRRYFYPSLNSLNFVYQQNMPVSEDISKRVLCLPLYYELSENDIEMISSVVNENTLVEN, from the coding sequence ATGATTAACGTAACAAAGGCTTACCTTCCTCCCTTAGCAGAATATACAAAATACCTGGAAGGTATATGGGAACGCTGCCATTTGACTAATAATGGTCCACTGGTGCAGGAACTGGAACAAAAACTGAAAGACTACATAGGTGTAAAACACTTATTTTTTGTAAATAATGGTACCATTGCTCTCCAGATTGCCATTAAAGCATTGAGTCTGAAAGGAGAGATTATTACCACGCCTTTTTCGTATGTGGCTACTACCTCATCCATTGTATGGGAAAATTGCATACCAGTATTTGCAGACATAGACCCAGACACGCTCATGATAAGCCCGGCTGCTATTGAAAAAGCCATTACACCGGCTACGTCAGCCATACTTGCTACACACGTATATGGTGGCCCCTGTGAGGTAGAAGCCATAGAAAAAATAGCTCTAAAACACAAGCTGAAAGTGATCTATGATGCTGCCCATGCCTTTGGTACTATCTATAAAGGTAATTCTATATTGAACTATGGCGACATCAGTACCTTAAGTTTTCATGCTACCAAGTTATTTCATACTACTGAAGGTGGAGCCATTGTAACCAATGATGATAATCTCGCACATACCATTTCGTATATGCGCAATTTCGGCCACAAAGGACAGGAGGATTTCTGGGGGTTGGGTATTAATGGAAAAAATTCTGAATTTCATGCGGCTATGGGATTATGTATATTGCCCCGGATTAAGGAAATAATGGATAAGCGCAAACAGGCTAGTAAAATGTATGACAGCCTGCTGGATAACGAAACTATACATAAACCTCATATTTTTGGAAATACTATATATAATTTTGCCTATTATCCAGTACTATTTCCATCGGAAAATATCTTGCTTCGTGTTCGGGATGCTTTAAATGCAAAGCAGGTATTTCCCAGAAGGTATTTTTACCCGTCACTTAATTCGTTGAATTTCGTTTATCAGCAGAATATGCCGGTTTCGGAGGATATTTCTAAAAGAGTGCTTTGTTTACCTCTGTATTATGAATTATCTGAAAATGATATAGAAATGATCTCATCTGTTGTAAATGAAAATACTTTGGTTGAGAACTAA
- a CDS encoding LbetaH domain-containing protein, with translation MLLSEFFQGNDLVRDADVRLTHYTYSPFEGTACFVLDDLYFESANTNKNVTAVITTRDYGQKVNISKGLIICSNPKKAFYELHNYLFSKAYMRLHQEHSIDSSAIIAPTAIIGKHVIIHSNVQIDHYAIIEDYSVIGENTYIGPNVVIGAKGLRNTMIDGSFMQVFDAGGVSIGKNCEILANAIIQKSFNCEYTRVGDNTKISVKASIGHGSKVGSNTMISGNAQIAGNVEIGDHVWIGPSVVIAEKLKIGDHAEIKLGSVVIKHVKAREAVSGNFAMNHQKHLTNFVKSQR, from the coding sequence ATGTTATTAAGTGAGTTCTTTCAGGGTAATGATTTAGTAAGGGATGCAGATGTACGTTTAACTCATTACACATATTCCCCTTTTGAAGGAACAGCTTGTTTTGTGCTGGATGACTTATATTTTGAAAGTGCCAATACGAACAAGAATGTAACTGCTGTGATTACTACAAGAGATTATGGTCAAAAGGTAAATATCAGTAAAGGATTAATTATTTGCTCAAATCCCAAAAAAGCTTTTTATGAATTGCATAACTATCTTTTCAGTAAAGCCTACATGCGTTTGCACCAGGAGCATTCTATTGATTCAAGTGCTATCATTGCGCCTACGGCAATTATTGGAAAACATGTTATAATACATTCCAATGTGCAAATTGACCATTATGCGATTATAGAGGATTATTCTGTCATTGGAGAAAATACGTATATCGGACCCAACGTAGTAATTGGCGCTAAGGGTTTACGTAATACTATGATTGACGGAAGTTTTATGCAGGTATTTGATGCTGGTGGGGTAAGCATAGGAAAAAATTGTGAGATTTTAGCCAATGCTATTATACAGAAATCTTTTAATTGTGAGTATACACGTGTTGGAGATAATACCAAAATAAGTGTAAAAGCCAGCATTGGACATGGTTCTAAGGTAGGAAGTAATACGATGATATCCGGGAATGCGCAAATCGCCGGAAATGTAGAAATTGGAGATCATGTATGGATTGGCCCATCAGTAGTGATCGCTGAAAAACTGAAAATAGGCGATCACGCAGAAATTAAATTAGGGAGTGTAGTAATTAAGCATGTAAAAGCCAGGGAAGCGGTATCAGGTAATTTTGCTATGAACCATCAAAAACATTTAACAAACTTTGTAAAATCACAAAGATGA
- a CDS encoding ketoacyl-ACP synthase III codes for MLGIQEIASYIPSGRSSNYAKKELFEIDDAFIEDKIGVKQVAVKDSQEDTSDLCVKAFNKLQQKTGLNTSDVECVIVVTQNPDTNIPHTSAIIHGQLGLPEQCACFDISLGCSGFVYGLSIIQSLMESNSFTKGLLFTADPYSKIINANDKNTALLFGDAATVTLISNNPVLITGKFNMGTIGKDNKELICNNNELSMNGRAIFNFAARYVPADIKALLEKNNKQMEDIDVFIFHQGSKYIVDTLTKRLNLPKDKVPFDIMNYGNTVSSSIPIIIEQKLQDKSYTNIVISGFGVGLSWASTILTRLN; via the coding sequence ATGTTAGGTATACAAGAAATTGCTTCATATATTCCTTCAGGCAGATCATCAAACTACGCAAAAAAAGAATTGTTTGAGATAGATGATGCTTTTATTGAGGATAAAATAGGGGTAAAACAGGTAGCAGTAAAAGATTCGCAGGAAGATACATCAGATCTTTGCGTCAAGGCATTCAATAAACTACAGCAGAAAACAGGGTTGAATACCAGTGATGTAGAGTGCGTAATTGTAGTTACACAAAACCCGGATACTAATATTCCTCATACTTCAGCTATTATTCATGGACAGTTGGGATTACCTGAGCAATGTGCCTGCTTTGATATTTCTCTGGGATGTTCCGGATTTGTCTATGGTTTGTCTATAATTCAATCGCTGATGGAAAGCAATAGTTTTACCAAAGGCTTGCTCTTTACAGCTGATCCTTATTCTAAAATTATTAATGCCAATGATAAAAACACTGCCTTATTGTTTGGAGATGCAGCAACGGTTACCCTAATAAGCAATAATCCTGTTTTGATAACCGGAAAATTCAATATGGGTACCATTGGCAAAGATAATAAAGAGCTGATATGTAATAACAATGAACTCTCTATGAATGGCAGGGCTATTTTTAATTTTGCTGCCAGGTATGTACCCGCAGATATTAAAGCATTACTTGAAAAAAACAATAAACAAATGGAAGATATTGATGTATTTATCTTTCATCAGGGGAGCAAGTACATTGTAGATACATTAACTAAGCGTTTGAACTTACCTAAAGACAAAGTACCTTTTGATATTATGAATTACGGAAATACGGTTTCTTCCTCCATTCCCATCATTATAGAACAAAAGCTACAAGATAAATCCTATACAAATATAGTAATCAGTGGATTTGGTGTAGGACTCTCCTGGGCCAGTACAATTTTAACTAGATTAAACTAA
- a CDS encoding acyl carrier protein — MRVTIQQVKDIIKEADLSSVDPETLLKDVSLSKQGVDSLEKTTIFFLIEEKYAIKISDSLYQELDTIEAIMEYLNKNLPQDK; from the coding sequence ATGCGAGTTACAATTCAACAAGTAAAAGATATTATTAAAGAAGCAGACCTTTCTTCTGTTGATCCGGAAACTTTACTAAAAGATGTTTCTCTCTCTAAACAGGGCGTTGATTCTCTGGAAAAAACCACTATTTTTTTTCTGATTGAAGAAAAGTATGCTATTAAAATATCAGATAGTTTATACCAGGAACTGGATACTATTGAGGCAATCATGGAATATCTCAATAAAAACCTGCCTCAGGATAAGTAA